A single Mustelus asterias chromosome 4, sMusAst1.hap1.1, whole genome shotgun sequence DNA region contains:
- the LOC144492391 gene encoding putative G-protein coupled receptor 174, with protein MFMNESSLCPQKHWENEIPLYAIVYGIIVIPGLLGNSVALWVLFGNIKREKKAVIFMTNLAIADLAHMLSLPLRIFYYITNNWPFGKFMCLFCFYLKFLNMYASILFLVCISIQRCVFLIYPFKYSSWRRRYDVGLCFIGWVVVILMCMPFPIMRNTDSFNSSLCFASLPVRQVNLGSSIAMLTAAELLGFVGPIIIIITCTWKTARSLRENSTVPNNLGGKRALKLVLMCAIVFLVCFAPYHIFFLLNQLTWLDVITDCTMRRNIHILHSVSLCIASTNACLDPVIYYFVTSEFREQLSRTSSFLVRSRHLSRESTTSR; from the coding sequence ATGTTCATGAATGAATCCAGTCTGTGCCCACAGAAACATTGGGAGAATGAGATACCCCTATACGCGATCGTCTATGGAATAATCGTTATTCCTGGCTTGTTGGGCAACAGCGTGGCCTTGTGGGTTTTATTTGGAAACATCAAAAGGGAGAAGAAGGCAGTGATATTCATGACAAACCTAGCCATCGCTGACCTGGCACACATGTTGTCCTTGCCCCTGAGGATCTTTTACTACATAACCAACAACTGGCCTTTTGGAAAATTCATGTGCTTGTTCTGTTTCTACCTTAAATTTCTCAACATGTATGCGAGCATCTTGTTTTTGGTCTGCATCAGCATCCAGCGCTGTGTATTCCTGATCTACCCCTTCAAATACAGTAGCTGGAGACGCAGATACGACGTGGGCCTGTGCTTTATTGGCTGGGTGGTGGTTATCCTCATGTGCATGCCATTCCCCATCATGCGGAACACAGACTCATTCAACAGCTCACTTTGTTTTGCATCTCTTCCTGTGAGGCAAGTCAACCTGGGATCTTCCATTGCAATGCTCACGGCAGCAGAGCTCCTGGGCTTTGTGGGGCCCATCATCATCATTATTACTTGTACCTGGAAGACTGCGCGGTCATTAAGAGAGAACAGCACGGTGCCCAACAACCTAGGTGGAAAGAGAGCCTTAAAGCTGGTGTTGATGTGTGCCATTGTGTTCCTGGTCTGCTTCGCCCCCTACCACATATTCTTCCTATTGAACCAGCTGACATGGTTAGACGTCATTACGGACTGCACCATGCGGAGGAATATCCATATCCTGCATTCAGTATCATTATGCATAGCCAGCACGAACGCCTGTCTGGACCCTGTCATCTACTACTTTGTCACctctgagttcagagagcagcttTCACGGACAAGCAGCTTCCTCGTACGGAGCCGCCACTTGAGCAGAGAAAGCACCACGAGTCGATAA